ACAAAATGAACCCACCGCTGCGCAGCCGCGCGGACCGCGAGGCGCTCATTGAGGGCCTGCTCGATGGCACGATCGATTTTATCGCTACGGATCATGCGCCGCATACAGCAGCGGAAAAAGCGAAAG
This DNA window, taken from Salifodinibacter halophilus, encodes the following:
- a CDS encoding dihydroorotase, with the translated sequence KESVRVVRDAKRAGIRVTAEVTPHHLLLCDEDIPGLDANYKMNPPLRSRADREALIEGLLDGTIDFIATDHAPHTAAEKAK